The Calypte anna isolate BGI_N300 chromosome 20, bCalAnn1_v1.p, whole genome shotgun sequence genome includes a region encoding these proteins:
- the PPDPF gene encoding pancreatic progenitor cell differentiation and proliferation factor has protein sequence MASIPSSGSLMATHNYYRRRLSSTSSSSSCGSSEYSGEVIPHPPGLSKSDPDHWWTSFFFGKTAMTTLSESPVSLGALQVAAGPMACGLVPASAAGRRRYPSEPSSGPSA, from the exons ATGGCATCCATCCCGTCCAGCGGCTCCCTTATGGCAACTCACAACTACTACAGAA GACGCCTCAGctccacctccagcagcagctcctgtggcaGCTCAGAGTATTCTGGGGAGGTCATCCCCCATCCCCCGG GTCTGTCCAAGTCTGACCCTGACCACTGGTGGACCAGCTTCTTCTTTGGGAAAACAGCCATGACAACCCTGTCAGAGTCCCCAGTGAG CTTGGGAGCTCTTCAGGTGGCAGCAGGACCCATGGCATGTGGCTTGGTGCCAGCCTCAGCAGCGGGTCGGAGGCGATACCCAAGTGAGCCCAGCTCTGGGCCCTCGGCATGA